A section of the bacterium genome encodes:
- a CDS encoding tetratricopeptide repeat protein: MPQIVILLLVGLLLPSLSIAHGSHDERIAAHTDLIAAAPAEARLHLDRAAVHLDRKDWAAARADIDRAAQLDPDLATVHYLRGQLLSKRGWNARAEVALTRFLEKEPENPAGLAARARTRAALGKTAEAARDFSRAIAREQVARPDLYLERAKTLSDAGDAYLEEALGGLKRGIRKIGPLLTLVLAAVEIEVRMGRFDDATRRLDAATQDFPVRVPWRVRKGEILEAAGRSSAALQAYESALAEIAALPTQRQSVPAITRLRLRALANTARIGRK, from the coding sequence ATGCCACAGATCGTGATCTTGCTGCTGGTCGGGCTGCTCCTTCCATCCCTGAGCATTGCACACGGCAGCCATGACGAGCGGATCGCTGCCCACACAGATTTGATCGCCGCGGCCCCCGCGGAGGCTCGGCTACACCTGGATCGTGCAGCGGTGCATCTCGATCGCAAGGACTGGGCAGCCGCGAGGGCCGATATCGACCGCGCGGCGCAACTCGATCCGGATCTGGCAACGGTGCACTACCTGCGCGGACAGCTGCTGTCAAAACGCGGTTGGAACGCTCGAGCAGAAGTCGCATTGACCCGTTTCCTGGAAAAGGAGCCGGAGAATCCGGCGGGGCTGGCCGCACGCGCGCGCACCCGAGCGGCTCTCGGTAAAACGGCAGAGGCCGCGCGAGATTTCTCGCGCGCCATCGCCCGCGAACAGGTGGCCCGACCTGATCTCTATCTGGAACGCGCGAAAACGCTGAGCGACGCCGGAGATGCCTACCTGGAAGAGGCACTCGGCGGATTGAAACGAGGAATCCGCAAGATCGGCCCCCTCTTGACTCTGGTACTCGCAGCGGTCGAGATCGAAGTGCGAATGGGTCGTTTCGACGACGCCACCCGACGCCTGGACGCGGCAACACAAGACTTTCCCGTGCGGGTTCCCTGGCGAGTCCGCAAGGGCGAAATCCTCGAAGCCGCCGGCCGAAGCAGCGCGGCCCTGCAAGCTTACGAGAGTGCGCTCGCTGAGATCGCAGCGCTACCGACGCAGCGACAGAGCGTACCCGCCATCACGAGACTTCGTCTG